A window of the Euzebya pacifica genome harbors these coding sequences:
- a CDS encoding SDR family oxidoreductase: MADGTARGGRLAGKVAVVTGAAAGFGEGIARRFCAEGARVLLADLDGENVEVVAKDLREAGHDAIGVATDVTVDADVRRAVTMAVERWGRVDVMVNNAGIAQSPTRIEDATDELFDTLVAVNMYGVFAGCRAVVPVMKAQGGGVIINTASTAAVRPRPLLNVYNASKAFALNLTKTLALELAPDRIRVNAINPVMGETGMLKVFTGEEEMDNDRRAAVVGTIPLGRMSTPDDIAWAAVYLASDESSLVTGHGLEVDGGRDV; encoded by the coding sequence ATGGCTGACGGGACCGCTCGGGGCGGTCGACTGGCGGGCAAGGTCGCGGTCGTCACCGGCGCAGCTGCCGGCTTCGGCGAGGGCATCGCCCGGCGCTTCTGCGCGGAGGGTGCGCGCGTCCTCCTCGCTGACCTCGACGGCGAGAACGTCGAGGTCGTCGCCAAGGACCTGCGTGAGGCCGGGCACGATGCCATCGGCGTCGCCACCGACGTCACCGTGGATGCCGATGTCCGGCGTGCTGTGACGATGGCCGTCGAGCGGTGGGGGCGGGTCGACGTCATGGTCAACAACGCCGGCATCGCGCAGTCCCCGACCAGGATCGAGGACGCCACCGACGAGCTGTTCGACACGCTCGTGGCCGTCAACATGTACGGCGTCTTCGCCGGATGCCGGGCCGTCGTGCCGGTCATGAAGGCCCAGGGTGGTGGCGTCATCATCAACACGGCGTCCACCGCTGCGGTGCGACCTCGGCCACTGCTGAACGTCTACAACGCGTCCAAGGCCTTCGCGCTCAACCTGACCAAGACCCTCGCACTGGAGCTGGCGCCCGACAGGATCCGCGTCAACGCCATCAACCCCGTGATGGGCGAGACCGGCATGCTCAAGGTCTTCACCGGCGAGGAGGAGATGGACAACGACCGCCGTGCGGCGGTGGTCGGGACGATCCCCCTCGGACGCATGTCCACCCCCGACGACATCGCATGGGCGGCGGTCTACCTCGCCTCCGACGAATCCTCGCTCGTCACCGGCCATGGCCTCGAAGTCGACGGCGGGCGCGACGTCTGA
- a CDS encoding DJ-1/PfpI family protein — MPAKVLILAGDAAEDLDAMYPIFRLREAGYDAVVASPTPKLIKLVVHDFEEGWDAYTERPGRHLPVDVTFADVRPEDYAAIVIPGGRAPEWIRLDPDCERITRHFFDEDKPIGLICHGTQVPQAFGLLSGRTTSGYPPLESDIVNSGAIYRAGKDVVDGKIVSCTGWPDLPEWSRAFMAVLEAHLESEASNG; from the coding sequence ATGCCCGCCAAGGTGCTGATCCTCGCTGGAGACGCCGCTGAGGACCTCGACGCGATGTACCCGATCTTCCGGCTGCGCGAGGCCGGGTACGACGCGGTGGTGGCCTCGCCCACGCCGAAGCTGATCAAGCTGGTCGTCCACGACTTCGAGGAGGGGTGGGATGCCTACACCGAGCGGCCCGGGCGACACCTGCCCGTGGACGTCACCTTCGCCGACGTGCGGCCCGAGGACTACGCCGCGATCGTCATCCCAGGTGGACGGGCTCCCGAGTGGATTCGCCTCGACCCCGACTGCGAGCGGATCACGCGGCACTTCTTCGACGAGGACAAGCCGATCGGCCTGATCTGCCACGGCACGCAGGTGCCCCAGGCGTTCGGCCTGCTCTCGGGACGCACCACCTCCGGGTACCCCCCGCTGGAGAGCGACATCGTGAACTCCGGGGCCATCTACCGCGCGGGCAAGGACGTCGTGGACGGCAAGATCGTGTCCTGCACCGGATGGCCCGACCTCCCCGAGTGGTCGCGAGCCTTCATGGCCGTCCTCGAGGCCCACCTCGAGTCCGAGGCGTCCAATGGCTGA
- a CDS encoding GntR family transcriptional regulator — protein MTAFDNLQPLAAAPTNALIADQILEGIMDGSIPAGSKLTEARLAERLGVSRGPIREALQRLVAQGVLVSHRGRGVFVATLEPEDVLDVYRCRAVTEAAAVRLIMAGGGQGLQDLEAAAEDLAVAARDGDWTRIARVDLQFHETLVAASGSKRLDRMFATLLVETRMCLMRLKPAYPVPAEIVPQHQDLVEAIRSGDEAAALALVHGHMRRAVVLQLGDEEVLFPAL, from the coding sequence GTGACCGCCTTCGACAACCTCCAGCCGCTTGCTGCGGCGCCGACCAACGCGCTCATCGCCGACCAGATCCTGGAAGGGATCATGGACGGCAGCATCCCGGCCGGGTCCAAGCTCACCGAGGCGCGCCTCGCCGAGCGGCTGGGTGTCAGCCGTGGGCCGATCCGGGAGGCGCTGCAGCGACTGGTCGCCCAGGGCGTGCTCGTGTCGCACCGAGGGCGTGGGGTGTTCGTCGCGACCCTCGAGCCGGAGGACGTGCTCGACGTGTACCGGTGTCGTGCGGTCACCGAGGCTGCAGCGGTCAGGCTGATCATGGCTGGCGGTGGGCAGGGCCTCCAGGATCTGGAAGCTGCTGCGGAGGACCTGGCCGTGGCCGCCCGGGACGGTGACTGGACGCGGATCGCGCGGGTCGACCTGCAGTTCCACGAGACGCTGGTGGCGGCGTCGGGGAGCAAGCGCCTCGACCGGATGTTCGCGACGCTGCTCGTCGAGACACGAATGTGTCTCATGCGGCTGAAGCCGGCGTACCCGGTGCCGGCGGAGATCGTCCCCCAGCACCAGGACCTCGTGGAGGCGATCCGGTCCGGCGACGAAGCGGCCGCACTGGCCCTCGTGCACGGCCACATGCGGCGAGCGGTCGTGCTGCAGCTGGGTGACGAAGAGGTGCTCTTCCCCGCGCTCTGA